A single region of the Desulfomonile tiedjei genome encodes:
- a CDS encoding response regulator, producing MEDWKVLLVDDEQEFVSTLAERLALRGVKADVAYEGEQALERIVKDPPKVVVLDLMMPGMSGLAVLEAIRSDHPQIEVILLTGMGGTKEGIEGMRRGAFDYLTKPVDIDTLMRKIGEAMKKSHGKAD from the coding sequence ATGGAAGACTGGAAGGTTCTACTGGTTGACGATGAACAGGAGTTTGTGTCGACTTTGGCCGAGAGGTTGGCGCTCAGGGGAGTGAAGGCTGATGTGGCGTACGAGGGCGAACAAGCTCTCGAGCGAATCGTGAAAGATCCGCCGAAAGTGGTGGTGCTGGATCTCATGATGCCCGGCATGAGCGGCCTTGCGGTGCTTGAAGCAATCCGATCCGACCATCCGCAAATTGAGGTAATACTCCTGACCGGTATGGGCGGGACAAAAGAAGGGATAGAGGGGATGCGCCGGGGCGCCTTTGACTATCTTACGAAGCCGGTGGATATAGACACATTGATGCGAAAAATCGGTGAGGCAATGAAGAAATCCCACGGAAAGGCTGATTGA
- a CDS encoding IS630 family transposase → MGKKTGPLQMTEDQRQQLETWVRGKTTPQRVAFRAHICILAADGLPVTDIAQRMNTSRPTVLVWKKRFEEQGPEGLVRDAPRGPSPRKLDEATTEAIIETTLNSTPPDSEHWTTRALAKALGVSNATVARIWKSHGIKPKKKKGRRSAKDKPVKETGSELRAVYFDPPIHALIVSAGPWPITPIRREKGVGLSGEHYPDTGSEKELDCTLCFHAALNLLNGGLPDQRGDRPNPEDFGKFLRRVEEEIPGGQEIHVVLLGSARQSYPDSQHAFQHGRFHVHAYPSWTLTEETLEDVVLRSTGIPLIQGTAGDVHDVISEIDRFVRGLGTKQEPFVWVKSTDNIPRQPDGCKVILETIRRLGWLMMNRMRSTWRHSEEVPLQEEIPMKWKEKFESWFAAVAFAEEGEHETARQIAGTPIPETREVPKILPSLTTTFAAAAFAEENCHEMALEMLAGTRRRNSFLEAVGLKGVRVRYVVAPAEPSFAEAVGLAGVKFRMVAFQL, encoded by the coding sequence ATGGGAAAGAAAACCGGCCCCCTGCAGATGACCGAGGACCAGAGGCAGCAACTGGAAACCTGGGTCCGTGGCAAGACCACTCCCCAGCGTGTGGCGTTTCGGGCTCACATCTGCATCCTGGCCGCGGACGGTCTTCCCGTTACGGATATTGCCCAACGAATGAATACATCGCGGCCGACCGTGCTGGTGTGGAAGAAGCGATTTGAAGAACAGGGCCCGGAAGGACTCGTCAGGGATGCCCCCCGAGGGCCGAGCCCACGCAAGCTCGACGAAGCAACGACCGAGGCGATCATTGAGACAACTCTCAACAGCACACCGCCTGATTCCGAACATTGGACCACCAGAGCGTTGGCTAAGGCCTTGGGCGTGAGTAATGCCACGGTTGCTCGGATTTGGAAGTCCCACGGAATCAAGCCGAAGAAAAAGAAGGGTCGCAGGTCTGCGAAAGACAAACCTGTCAAGGAAACGGGTTCCGAATTGCGTGCCGTTTATTTTGATCCTCCGATTCACGCGCTGATCGTGTCCGCGGGACCATGGCCGATTACCCCAATACGGCGTGAAAAGGGCGTCGGGTTGTCAGGGGAGCATTACCCCGATACCGGGAGCGAGAAGGAGCTTGATTGCACGCTGTGCTTCCATGCGGCGTTGAATCTCCTGAACGGAGGTCTACCGGATCAACGCGGGGACCGTCCGAACCCCGAAGACTTCGGGAAGTTCCTGCGCCGCGTCGAAGAGGAGATTCCCGGCGGTCAGGAGATACACGTTGTGCTCCTTGGCAGCGCGCGGCAATCGTATCCCGATTCGCAGCATGCATTCCAGCATGGCCGCTTCCACGTCCATGCGTACCCCTCGTGGACGCTTACGGAAGAAACACTGGAAGACGTGGTGCTCCGTTCCACAGGGATTCCTCTAATCCAGGGAACGGCCGGCGACGTGCACGATGTAATTTCAGAGATAGACCGTTTCGTCCGAGGTTTAGGGACCAAGCAAGAGCCGTTCGTCTGGGTGAAGAGCACTGACAACATTCCAAGGCAACCGGATGGGTGTAAAGTTATCTTGGAAACAATACGCCGGCTGGGATGGCTCATGATGAATCGCATGCGTTCCACCTGGCGCCATAGCGAGGAGGTCCCCCTCCAGGAGGAGATCCCCATGAAATGGAAAGAGAAATTCGAAAGCTGGTTCGCGGCCGTTGCCTTCGCGGAAGAAGGTGAACACGAGACGGCCCGCCAGATAGCCGGGACACCAATCCCCGAGACCCGTGAGGTGCCAAAGATTCTGCCGTCTCTGACCACCACCTTTGCCGCTGCCGCGTTTGCAGAGGAGAACTGCCACGAAATGGCCCTGGAGATGTTGGCTGGGACTCGCCGCCGCAATTCCTTCTTGGAAGCCGTGGGGCTCAAAGGCGTCCGGGTAAGGTATGTCGTGGCTCCGGCTGAACCCTCTTTCGCGGAAGCAGTGGGGTTGGCCGGAGTGAAGTTCCGGATGGTGGCCTTCCAGTTATGA
- a CDS encoding response regulator, with amino-acid sequence MQEFKVLMVDDEEDFVKTLAERMEMRDLSPDVALSGEQALQRVQDDVPDVMVLDLKMPGIDGMEVLRRVRQAYPQVQVVILTGHGSEKDEMEATRLGAFAYLQKPVDMEKLIKTLRAAYKKKMEDTMVAAAFAEEGEFGTAKEIMGDKEKKRP; translated from the coding sequence ATGCAAGAATTCAAAGTGTTGATGGTAGATGATGAGGAAGATTTCGTAAAAACGCTTGCTGAACGCATGGAAATGCGGGACCTTTCGCCGGACGTGGCCCTGAGCGGTGAACAGGCTCTACAGAGGGTTCAGGACGATGTCCCGGACGTCATGGTGCTGGACCTCAAAATGCCCGGTATCGACGGCATGGAAGTCCTCCGGCGGGTAAGGCAAGCATATCCCCAGGTGCAAGTGGTGATCCTCACGGGCCATGGATCGGAAAAAGATGAAATGGAGGCCACGCGGTTGGGGGCTTTCGCCTACCTTCAGAAACCCGTGGACATGGAAAAACTTATCAAGACCCTGAGAGCGGCCTACAAAAAGAAAATGGAAGACACCATGGTCGCGGCGGCTTTCGCTGAAGAGGGTGAGTTCGGTACCGCGAAGGAAATCATGGGAGACAAAGAAAAGAAACGTCCATGA
- a CDS encoding response regulator has product MAVKVLLVDDEQEFVDALADRLETKGFIITKAFSGEEGLAKLREKEVDVVVLDVLMPVKDGTETLREIKQANPLVEVIMLTGHATIESAIEGLKLGAYDYLMKPTETPNLIAKILRAYARKSEQEERIRRAEIDKIVATKGW; this is encoded by the coding sequence ATGGCAGTCAAGGTGCTTCTCGTCGATGACGAGCAGGAATTCGTGGACGCACTGGCCGACCGTCTGGAAACCAAGGGATTCATAATAACTAAAGCTTTTAGCGGAGAAGAGGGCCTCGCCAAGTTGCGTGAGAAAGAAGTCGACGTGGTAGTCCTGGATGTCCTCATGCCGGTAAAAGACGGCACGGAAACCCTGCGTGAGATCAAGCAAGCAAATCCTCTCGTGGAAGTGATTATGCTCACAGGGCATGCAACCATTGAGTCCGCGATCGAGGGCCTGAAGTTGGGCGCATATGACTATCTGATGAAGCCTACGGAAACCCCGAACCTGATCGCGAAGATATTAAGGGCATATGCACGCAAATCCGAGCAGGAAGAGAGGATTCGTCGGGCTGAAATCGACAAGATCGTGGCCACCAAGGGGTGGTAG
- a CDS encoding sulfite exporter TauE/SafE family protein, protein MTRLGRLALIGCLSLLWVCLMCQPLLAETASSAQQASADFPWWMWPLLLLVVTFVMGVAAVLGGVGGGVLFVPIISGFFPFHLDFVRGAGLLVALAGALAAGPGLLKMNLASLRLAIPVALIASSFSIVGAMIGLALPTKIVQIALGGTILGICILMLIAKKSELPDVPQADALSQALRIHGVYQEATTGQVIDWKIHRTWQGLVLFIAIGVMAGMFGLGAGWANVPVLNLLMGAPLKISVATSKFLLSITDTSAAWIYLNNGCVIPLIVIPSLVGIMLGSFVGVRLLRVARPTVVRWIVIGMLGFAGLKALHKGLFG, encoded by the coding sequence ATGACGAGATTGGGAAGACTAGCCTTGATCGGATGTCTGTCCCTTTTGTGGGTATGCTTGATGTGTCAGCCACTGCTTGCGGAAACCGCAAGTTCCGCGCAACAAGCATCGGCAGACTTTCCCTGGTGGATGTGGCCTCTACTTCTGCTCGTCGTCACATTCGTCATGGGGGTGGCGGCCGTACTAGGAGGCGTTGGCGGGGGTGTTCTGTTCGTCCCTATCATAAGCGGCTTTTTCCCTTTTCATCTGGATTTCGTCAGGGGTGCGGGCCTGCTGGTGGCTTTGGCTGGGGCTCTTGCCGCGGGTCCCGGTCTCTTGAAGATGAATCTGGCCAGCTTGAGGCTTGCGATACCCGTGGCTCTGATCGCGTCGTCATTCTCCATCGTGGGCGCGATGATCGGTTTGGCTCTCCCGACAAAAATCGTGCAGATTGCGCTAGGAGGCACGATCCTTGGGATCTGCATTCTGATGCTCATAGCCAAGAAATCGGAACTCCCGGATGTCCCCCAGGCTGACGCCCTGTCGCAGGCCCTGCGTATTCACGGGGTTTATCAAGAGGCCACAACAGGCCAAGTTATCGACTGGAAGATTCATCGTACCTGGCAAGGACTTGTGTTGTTCATTGCTATTGGGGTCATGGCTGGAATGTTCGGCCTCGGCGCGGGATGGGCCAACGTCCCGGTGTTGAACTTGCTGATGGGCGCTCCGTTGAAGATCAGCGTTGCAACCAGCAAGTTCCTCCTGTCCATCACGGACACGTCTGCGGCCTGGATCTATCTCAACAACGGCTGTGTCATACCCCTGATCGTGATTCCCTCTCTCGTCGGAATCATGTTAGGTTCCTTTGTGGGCGTGAGACTTCTAAGGGTGGCAAGACCCACTGTCGTTCGATGGATCGTGATCGGCATGTTGGGATTTGCGGGGCTGAAAGCTCTCCACAAGGGTCTTTTCGGATAA
- a CDS encoding DUF1634 domain-containing protein has product MNHDSEKSLQARPEQLIYASILEKGMLLGLLLVLVTYAIYVLGLIKPYVPTDEITKCWEMNVHDYLDHCHIHAGWAWVSLLGYGDFLNFAGIVLLAGVTLICFISIVPVLWRQNDKLYAVLALGEVIILGVAASGILGAGGH; this is encoded by the coding sequence GTGAATCACGACTCGGAGAAGTCTCTGCAAGCTAGACCGGAACAGTTAATCTATGCGAGTATCCTGGAAAAGGGGATGCTTTTGGGGCTACTGCTGGTGCTGGTGACCTATGCAATCTACGTGCTGGGTCTCATCAAACCGTACGTTCCCACGGACGAGATCACAAAATGCTGGGAAATGAATGTCCACGACTATCTCGATCATTGCCACATCCATGCCGGGTGGGCCTGGGTCTCGTTGCTCGGTTACGGGGATTTTCTGAATTTTGCAGGCATAGTGCTTCTGGCAGGAGTGACCTTAATTTGTTTCATCTCGATTGTTCCGGTGCTCTGGAGGCAAAACGACAAGCTATATGCTGTTCTGGCCCTCGGTGAGGTGATCATCCTTGGCGTCGCTGCCAGCGGAATTCTGGGGGCCGGCGGGCACTAG
- a CDS encoding CBS domain-containing protein, translating into MPIAKKVRDLLVPLTEYATTKVDKSLREAIPTLRKLYCQVEEGRCTQAGHRHILVLDHSGELVGILSFRSILHVLIPEIAGGLTAKLEALGISIAFAQAGTANLDEARASFRARVIRNAETKVQDVMLKVRGTIEADAELMDALKLMYTNKITVIPVYEGKQLVGVLRESDLFLHVAEILTE; encoded by the coding sequence ATGCCCATAGCAAAGAAGGTTAGAGATCTGCTGGTACCACTGACTGAATATGCGACGACCAAGGTGGACAAAAGCCTTCGCGAGGCCATACCCACTCTCCGTAAACTCTATTGCCAGGTGGAGGAGGGCAGGTGCACGCAGGCCGGCCATCGTCACATCCTTGTTCTCGATCACTCAGGGGAGCTGGTTGGAATTCTTAGTTTCAGAAGCATCCTTCACGTCCTGATACCCGAAATCGCGGGCGGCCTGACTGCCAAACTAGAAGCACTGGGAATTTCCATAGCGTTTGCTCAGGCTGGTACCGCGAATCTTGACGAGGCCCGTGCCAGCTTTCGTGCCAGGGTGATCAGAAACGCGGAGACTAAAGTGCAGGATGTCATGCTTAAGGTCCGAGGGACCATAGAGGCTGACGCAGAGCTGATGGACGCTCTCAAATTGATGTATACCAACAAGATTACAGTGATCCCGGTTTACGAAGGGAAGCAGCTCGTCGGTGTTTTGCGAGAATCAGACCTTTTCCTGCACGTCGCGGAAATCCTCACGGAATGA
- a CDS encoding cation:proton antiporter, with protein sequence MVDYPVIIFAALLIFFYGLISRLSEQSPITAPMVFAGIGILAGPLVLDLFEVKVTATIVRLIAEIALVLILFVDASTVNLKTLRGYRGIPFRLLGIGLPLTMVLGFVAAAIVLGYQNLWVAALVALILSPTDAALGQAVVTSERLPERIRQAINVESGLNDGIALPPILMCLAALSGGESNGGHSGSWLFFLLRQLTLGPLAGILIGWFGGRLVDEACRRGWMQPTFQRLVAGSLAVLAYTGAEALHGNGFIAAYCAGLFLGTQTHDTRERIQEFGEAEGQQVALFLFLLFGLVMVPATIRYWDAEAFLYAVLSLTVIRMIPVVLSLRGTGIDRPGTWFIAWFGPRGIASVLYVLIAVGTIGFAGYERAFAVVSLTILLSIFAHGLSALPLTLWYARYLEMQELKH encoded by the coding sequence ATGGTCGATTATCCGGTTATCATTTTTGCGGCGTTGCTAATCTTTTTCTACGGCCTGATCTCGCGTCTGTCTGAACAGTCCCCGATCACTGCACCGATGGTATTTGCCGGAATCGGCATTTTGGCCGGTCCACTGGTTTTGGACCTGTTTGAGGTCAAGGTCACAGCTACTATCGTCAGACTAATTGCCGAGATCGCGTTAGTCCTGATCTTGTTCGTGGATGCCTCGACAGTAAATCTGAAAACACTGCGAGGTTATCGTGGCATTCCATTCCGGCTGCTCGGCATCGGGCTTCCATTAACCATGGTATTGGGTTTTGTGGCTGCCGCGATAGTGCTGGGTTACCAAAACCTGTGGGTTGCCGCGCTTGTGGCTCTTATTCTCTCGCCCACGGATGCGGCCCTCGGCCAGGCGGTAGTTACCAGTGAGCGCCTCCCCGAGCGAATCCGTCAGGCCATCAACGTGGAAAGCGGGCTTAATGACGGCATAGCATTGCCTCCGATTCTGATGTGCCTGGCTGCCCTTTCAGGCGGTGAGAGCAATGGGGGTCACTCTGGTTCGTGGCTGTTCTTTCTCCTGCGTCAACTTACGCTCGGCCCACTTGCCGGAATTCTGATCGGCTGGTTTGGGGGCCGCCTGGTGGATGAGGCCTGCCGCCGGGGCTGGATGCAGCCGACATTCCAGCGCCTGGTGGCCGGGTCATTGGCCGTGCTTGCCTACACAGGGGCCGAAGCCCTTCACGGCAACGGGTTTATAGCGGCTTATTGCGCGGGTCTATTCCTTGGCACACAGACGCACGACACACGCGAGCGGATTCAGGAGTTTGGTGAGGCGGAAGGCCAGCAAGTGGCCCTTTTCTTGTTTCTGCTTTTCGGCCTGGTCATGGTTCCCGCGACAATCAGATACTGGGATGCCGAAGCGTTTTTGTACGCGGTTCTGAGCTTGACGGTCATCCGCATGATACCTGTGGTTTTGTCGCTGCGCGGAACAGGCATTGACAGACCTGGCACCTGGTTCATAGCGTGGTTTGGCCCGCGGGGCATTGCTTCGGTCTTATACGTCCTCATCGCAGTCGGCACGATCGGTTTCGCGGGTTATGAAAGGGCTTTTGCCGTGGTCTCCCTGACAATCCTGTTAAGCATCTTTGCTCACGGCCTCTCGGCCCTTCCGCTGACCCTCTGGTATGCACGATACCTGGAAATGCAGGAACTGAAGCACTGA
- a CDS encoding type II toxin-antitoxin system mRNA interferase toxin, RelE/StbE family, which yields MKRTLIRSSAFVRAARRILKKRPDVEEDLRTALELLSEDVLHPKLKTHKLKGDLAGSWAASAGYDLRIVFQIVDYKDSEAILLQTVGTHDEVY from the coding sequence GTGAAACGCACGCTGATTCGCTCCAGCGCTTTTGTCCGCGCGGCTAGGCGCATTCTCAAGAAACGTCCTGATGTGGAGGAAGACCTCAGGACCGCATTAGAATTGTTATCAGAAGATGTTCTACATCCCAAGCTGAAGACTCACAAGCTCAAAGGAGACCTTGCAGGATCTTGGGCTGCCAGTGCAGGGTACGATCTGAGGATTGTATTTCAAATCGTGGATTATAAGGACTCCGAGGCCATTCTATTGCAGACGGTAGGGACGCATGACGAAGTGTACTGA
- a CDS encoding DUF86 domain-containing protein has protein sequence MRREHLYLQDILEACDMIQAFLKGMDAATFLASELHKAATLQKLMVIGEAAAHLPQEFRDTHPQIEWRDIVAFRNIAVHAYFAVQWDIVWSTATDEVPVLRRQVWEIIQGESLDQPE, from the coding sequence ATGCGGCGTGAACACCTCTATTTACAGGACATCCTTGAGGCCTGCGACATGATTCAGGCATTTCTCAAAGGGATGGATGCCGCCACGTTCCTAGCCAGCGAACTCCACAAGGCTGCCACACTCCAAAAGCTCATGGTCATTGGAGAGGCGGCTGCCCATCTCCCTCAGGAATTCCGTGATACGCATCCGCAGATAGAATGGCGGGACATAGTGGCGTTCCGCAACATCGCCGTCCATGCATACTTTGCTGTGCAATGGGACATTGTGTGGTCAACGGCCACCGATGAAGTTCCGGTGCTTCGGCGGCAGGTCTGGGAAATCATCCAGGGCGAAAGCCTGGACCAGCCTGAGTAA
- a CDS encoding nucleotidyltransferase family protein yields the protein MNESVPLHIPIAELAGICRRYQVRELALFGSMLNPDQCPEGDMDLLVSFQPAARVTFSTLARMQRELAALLGRKVDLVPKDGLKPVIRDHVLATARVLYAA from the coding sequence ATGAACGAATCGGTACCCCTTCACATTCCAATCGCAGAGCTGGCAGGCATCTGCCGCCGCTACCAAGTCCGGGAGCTTGCGCTGTTTGGGTCCATGCTAAACCCGGACCAATGTCCCGAGGGTGATATGGATCTGCTAGTCAGCTTCCAGCCGGCAGCGAGAGTCACCTTTTCAACTTTGGCCAGAATGCAGCGCGAACTGGCAGCACTTTTGGGCCGCAAGGTCGACTTAGTCCCCAAAGACGGGCTCAAGCCGGTTATTCGTGACCATGTTCTGGCCACGGCACGAGTGCTATATGCGGCGTGA
- a CDS encoding PAS domain S-box protein encodes MDSTIRRGTNNGQSLRERAFDKDVAKKDAFETAWKDCEARYRQIVEDQTDPVARFWPDGTLTFVNRAYIGFFQTADEELLGASFFDCMTDEHALEVQSRIRSLEPAKPNFRCEHEIAVRPGELRWINWTFQGIFDPEANLVEIQTVARDVTDRKRAEIALKKSEARYSHLINSIPDGVVAYDPQGNATYVNDGFSQLYGWSQEEVLGRSIEFVPPEEKQRTLAAWQKTFEGEQVLLETKRIHKSGKVLEIQLRTAILRDRAGSISESIVIHRDITERKRAQEALQKAYGELELRVEERTAELAQINEKLLSEIAERKHAEERLRESESRYRMLVENAPLGIISCDLQGRIIQVNSNLLTILGSPSPQETKAVNLLTHPPLVEAGISEEVRRCLETGSRVFECSYTSKWGKSAWLRFHMVPTKDNLGRVNGIQAIVEDITDRKHAQDALSESEERFRAVFETAQDLIFLKDRNLVFTHVNPGYLRTLELDESEVIGKTGEEIFGEQEANYIMDLENRVLGGQVVEATYNLSTSGLSKTFHCIRVPMRNRWGETIGICGIARDVTERRALEQPCPRPVARYRSSLMERTLEQVRLAAQSESIVLLLGESGSGKDFLAKYLHDHSRRAGGPFFALNCAALTASIAESELFGHEPGSFTGSRGRKRGLLEMAEGGTLLLNEVGELSQELQAKLLTFLDTQSFTRVGGEKTIQVNARLVGATNRDLEHEVELGRFREDLYYRLNVFVIRVPSLRERKDDIPFLARDLLENLSMKLGRSVPPILDASALDALSRYEWFGNVRELRNVLERALILCRGDVIKSDDISIPKRKADEAGDDKEIPVSVDVSGSGSMNQALETARRTMIVEALKRCDGNVSAAARALGVTRDALRYHMKSLDLERRQPPDGERGRWV; translated from the coding sequence GTGGACAGCACTATCCGCCGTGGGACAAATAACGGACAATCTCTTCGAGAACGCGCGTTCGACAAGGACGTTGCCAAGAAGGACGCCTTCGAGACCGCGTGGAAAGACTGTGAAGCCCGTTACAGACAAATTGTTGAAGATCAGACAGATCCGGTCGCCAGGTTCTGGCCCGATGGAACGTTAACCTTCGTAAATAGGGCATATATCGGCTTCTTTCAAACGGCCGACGAGGAATTGCTGGGCGCCAGCTTTTTCGACTGCATGACTGACGAACATGCCTTGGAAGTGCAGAGCCGGATCAGATCGCTTGAGCCCGCAAAACCCAATTTTCGATGTGAGCACGAGATCGCGGTACGGCCCGGCGAGTTACGATGGATTAACTGGACCTTCCAAGGAATATTCGATCCAGAGGCGAACCTCGTCGAGATCCAGACAGTGGCACGAGACGTCACGGATCGCAAGCGCGCGGAAATAGCTCTGAAGAAGAGCGAAGCCCGGTACTCTCATCTGATAAACTCCATTCCGGATGGCGTGGTTGCCTATGATCCCCAAGGCAACGCCACTTACGTTAACGACGGTTTTTCTCAGCTTTACGGATGGTCCCAGGAGGAAGTACTGGGCCGCTCTATCGAGTTTGTTCCGCCTGAAGAAAAGCAAAGGACCCTGGCCGCGTGGCAGAAAACCTTTGAAGGTGAACAAGTCCTTCTCGAAACCAAGCGGATTCACAAGAGCGGGAAGGTCCTTGAGATCCAGCTCAGGACTGCGATACTGCGCGACCGTGCGGGCAGCATAAGTGAAAGCATCGTCATTCACCGTGACATCACCGAACGCAAGAGAGCCCAGGAAGCCCTCCAGAAAGCCTACGGCGAACTTGAACTCAGGGTGGAGGAACGTACAGCGGAACTGGCTCAAATAAATGAAAAACTCCTGTCTGAAATTGCTGAACGAAAACACGCTGAAGAAAGACTCAGAGAGAGTGAATCGCGGTACAGAATGCTGGTCGAAAACGCTCCTCTGGGGATTATCTCGTGTGACTTGCAGGGCCGAATAATCCAGGTTAACTCCAATTTATTGACTATATTGGGATCGCCATCGCCGCAGGAAACCAAGGCCGTCAACCTGCTCACGCACCCGCCGCTGGTCGAAGCCGGGATCTCGGAGGAAGTCCGTCGCTGCCTGGAAACCGGCTCTCGTGTATTCGAGTGCTCGTACACCAGCAAATGGGGGAAGTCCGCCTGGCTCAGATTTCACATGGTTCCCACAAAGGATAACCTGGGTCGAGTCAACGGAATTCAGGCCATTGTGGAAGACATAACCGACCGAAAACACGCTCAGGATGCACTATCTGAAAGCGAGGAGCGGTTCAGGGCGGTTTTCGAGACCGCCCAGGACTTGATCTTTCTCAAGGATAGAAACCTGGTGTTCACTCATGTCAACCCGGGATACCTCAGGACATTGGAGTTGGACGAATCGGAAGTCATAGGGAAAACCGGTGAGGAAATTTTCGGGGAACAGGAAGCAAACTACATCATGGACCTGGAAAACCGGGTCCTTGGCGGGCAGGTGGTGGAGGCAACATACAATTTGAGCACCTCCGGCCTGTCCAAAACGTTCCATTGTATCCGAGTGCCGATGCGCAACCGTTGGGGAGAAACGATCGGCATCTGCGGGATTGCCCGTGACGTCACCGAGCGGAGAGCCTTGGAACAACCCTGTCCACGCCCCGTGGCCCGATACAGGTCCTCGCTTATGGAACGCACTTTGGAGCAGGTCCGACTCGCGGCCCAAAGCGAGAGTATAGTGCTGTTGTTGGGAGAGAGCGGCAGTGGAAAGGATTTCCTGGCCAAATATCTCCACGATCATTCGAGGAGAGCGGGCGGGCCGTTTTTTGCGTTAAATTGTGCAGCTCTGACAGCCTCCATTGCCGAGTCGGAACTTTTCGGCCACGAACCCGGGTCTTTCACAGGGTCTCGTGGGAGAAAGCGAGGGCTGCTGGAGATGGCCGAAGGCGGGACCCTCCTTCTCAACGAGGTGGGTGAACTTTCCCAGGAACTTCAAGCCAAGCTCCTCACGTTTCTGGACACCCAATCTTTTACTCGTGTCGGGGGAGAGAAGACCATCCAGGTCAATGCCAGGTTAGTAGGAGCCACCAACCGAGACCTGGAACATGAAGTGGAACTGGGCCGGTTCAGAGAGGATTTGTACTATCGGCTTAATGTTTTCGTAATCCGAGTTCCTTCGTTGAGAGAGAGGAAGGACGATATTCCTTTTCTGGCCCGAGACCTGTTGGAAAACCTCTCCATGAAACTGGGACGCTCTGTGCCTCCTATCCTGGATGCCTCGGCACTGGATGCACTTTCCAGGTACGAGTGGTTCGGCAATGTTCGAGAGCTGAGGAACGTTCTGGAAAGGGCCCTCATTTTGTGCCGTGGCGATGTGATCAAGTCGGACGACATCAGCATTCCGAAAAGAAAGGCCGATGAGGCCGGCGATGACAAGGAGATTCCCGTTTCAGTCGATGTGTCGGGCTCCGGCAGCATGAACCAGGCGCTGGAAACGGCAAGAAGAACAATGATTGTTGAGGCCCTGAAGCGTTGCGACGGGAATGTTTCGGCCGCGGCACGGGCTCTCGGGGTAACTCGAGATGCACTCAGATACCACATGAAGTCGCTCGATTTGGAGCGACGGCAACCCCCCGATGGGGAGCGAGGTCGCTGGGTGTAG
- a CDS encoding DUF485 domain-containing protein encodes MSFLIGWWLFSTIFYFGLPIAAGYTTEQSDFFNKQIIGHIPLLYLYALAQYGVCLFIAIYYDYWANKTADRLTGELLDELKLK; translated from the coding sequence ATGTCTTTCCTCATCGGGTGGTGGTTATTTTCCACCATATTCTATTTCGGCCTCCCGATTGCAGCGGGCTATACCACTGAGCAGTCCGACTTCTTTAACAAGCAGATTATCGGGCACATTCCCCTCTTGTACCTGTATGCCCTGGCGCAGTACGGTGTTTGCTTGTTTATCGCCATCTACTACGACTACTGGGCAAACAAGACTGCGGACAGGCTCACCGGCGAATTGCTGGACGAGCTGAAGCTGAAATGA